The Apostichopus japonicus isolate 1M-3 chromosome 12, ASM3797524v1, whole genome shotgun sequence sequence GTCCTTCCTGAAAAATTGGCTGGATAATTTTCCATGCATACTAAAATCTTATCCTTTCCAGGAAGGGTCCCTCTCTTGATGTATTTCTTGAAATGTTTAGTTAAAATATCCTTGTCTTCTTCTGGCCACTTTCTTGGAATGCCTTTTAAAGAGAGAAATGCAAAAATACAGGAAAACTAAGTCACTTCATTTATCAATATAAttgttattttcaatattaGACAGTGACTCAAGGTCGAAAATTTTTGTGGCATTGCAAAAAACATAAATGGATAACTTCTATCAGTCATGCAACATACCAAAACAAATTCCTTGACTCTTtgagatattaatattttcatactGTATACTCATCAATTTCAGAAGGTGGAATTCATAGTTTATGACACATTCCTGTCAGAAACAACACATGAAGTGGCTAGGACGTATATGATAGACTATTCTCTTATCAAAGGACAAGATAACAATTTAAACTTAACAAGGACATGTCTTAGTAAGTATGCAGTATCTATATAATActtgaaaacaagaaatatatcaatatttaggTAATAGAAGTTTGCAACTTTCTGCATCCTTTTGTATGATTTTCACAACCTCATTGACCTCACAATGCCATAACGTCATACAAAAGAAgaaatctaacttcaaatggtgaaattaaaggaaaaaaGTTAGAACTTTCAACATTGTCTCAaagaaattttctgaaaaagtATTGCtgaatatcttagtttgcttttttgtgattgatacatgtagaaaacttgatggacatgtcacaAGGGTGGAAAATGGCgacaaaatgcaaaaagctGCTTAAAGTTTGCTGCAAAGGAGCTAACCACTCTTCAAAAAGCAGGACAGatatagaaaaataaatgtACTTAAAATAAGTTTCTTTCAATCGACTATCACCAACCATAGCAAATTTTATGCCTCAAGTTTAAGCATTTTGTTATGAAACTAGGCTGTGCTAGTGCTTCTCAATTTGTGTTTCCAAGATGAGCATTTGGAAAGTTAGTTAGttattctcattttttctccATCACCAGGTGAGAAAGAAATCCATAAACATACAAAGTATGCAGACAGTCCATCTGTCTACTCAGTAGCCTTCATCACTCAATATACATCAAAGCCACAACTAACATTTCTTACTGGAAGTGTTTTTTGGTTTCCTTTCTGTTTTTGAGGTACTTGGCTGAGCATCCTTAGCTCTATTACACATCTGTTCagaatgttcaggaatttctgtaaaacagaaataaaattatGCATTACATTTACAGCAGCACACATAAAACTAATAcacatcaaaactttgattcATTCAATGAAGTAGGTCTTTAGATCAAAGCCACAACAAGTGACATTTCTCACCTGAAGTCATTTTATCCATCTTTTCATTCTGCTCAATTGTTTCACCTTCCTCCTCCAAGACCTGAGTAAGTTCTGTAGAGGAAAATTTTTTTCTATGAAATTAGCTCAGCAACCTACATAACACTCAGAAAgtaacatgatttctcataaaATGTAAGGATTGTTTTATACAAGATTTGGAAGACCCTAACTAATGTTATAAGAGTTGTTAAGTATGTCATACTTAGTAGACTAATTGGTTCACTGCCCTCATTCTTTAAAATTTACCCAGCTTTCATATTAGCAAACTTTGAATCCAGTAGTACATCAACAGTAATTGATCCAAACATAAATGTTAGGCAAACTTAAGATGCACCTATgaacatgctttttttttttatatatacattttccacacaaacaacaaattcaACCCGCAGCTACCATCTATATTGCAGTTTAGTGACTTGAATCTAGAGAATGAAGGATATGTCTTTAAAAACTAATGACCCAAGGTACAGACTAGTATCAGAAATACATTCTTAAATAGGTGGTGTCATCTTCAAAGATCTGTAGTACAAAATGCCCCAGCATTGTCAGCAGACTTTTGCATGATGtcacttttatttcattttttgttttggtgcGTTTCATCTGTGAGTCAAAATCTACACATATACGATAGTTGTGCAGTAGTTCTGCTCTCCTACGTGCGGTGATTTATTTATACAGCCCAGCCATCTCATTGCAGTTTTAACTTCTGTAAACATACCTATTTCGTCCAACAAGATCTCGTCTAAGGTCCTcccaacaaaatttgaagacttGCCCGAGTCGACTGCCATGAGTAGTTTTGCTACTTTTGCCTTTTCTAGGGTGCTGCTTGGAAGCCTATAATGTTGATGGTGAACAGCCATAGAATGGCCCAAGTGCTCAGCAAGCCATTGAGCTTGGTGCTCCCCCAGGGCAAACACTTGTACCTCACTTCAAAGCCTTCCTTATCGCACTTTAGTTCAACATGATGGACGCAGTCCTGGTGTGGGGTGATCCTTTTATGAAACTACACAAAAAGAgataacatcacaaaacatATAACATCATGAAAACACATGCAGTGACTTTGAAAGCAGTTAaaagcagaagcaaaatgatGTTTTAGACATCCTAACCTGAAATAAACTTATACATACGTCACCCAATACTGGCTCCATGTAGTTCCAAGTAGCTAGCTCATCTTTTAAGTGAGAAGTACTGAAATAATGTAAGAATTGCCACTTCAACTAAAATTACAGAAATGTCCAATGGGCATTTCCATGAAAAAGTGGACATGGgctcaaaatataaaatctgcaatcacattttgtcattggttaaatgttgttgtaaacatatccaagtttgtggaatcaatatgataccttcctaaatattgattgaattttagaaatttgcatatgaagtgaaaggatgctgtaatgcaaattttgtgcacaaatt is a genomic window containing:
- the LOC139977712 gene encoding uncharacterized protein isoform X2 is translated as MAVHHQHYRLPSSTLEKAKVAKLLMAVDSGKSSNFVGRTLDEILLDEIELTQVLEEEGETIEQNEKMDKMTSEIPEHSEQMCNRAKDAQPSTSKTERKPKNTSSIPRKWPEEDKDILTKHFKKYIKRGTLPGKDKILVCMENYPANFSGRTWKNIKDCIRNISSSLKLPSI
- the LOC139977712 gene encoding uncharacterized protein isoform X1; translation: MAVHHQHYRLPSSTLEKAKVAKLLMAVDSGKSSNFVGRTLDEILLDEIELTQVLEEEGETIEQNEKMDKMTSEIPEHSEQMCNRAKDAQPSTSKTERKPKNTSSKKCIPRKWPEEDKDILTKHFKKYIKRGTLPGKDKILVCMENYPANFSGRTWKNIKDCIRNISSSLKLPSI